A window from Hemitrygon akajei unplaced genomic scaffold, sHemAka1.3 Scf000057, whole genome shotgun sequence encodes these proteins:
- the LOC140721530 gene encoding uncharacterized protein produces MSHRQRTKKNTTAKTAQVRKESRPTSTEEPRTQVQHTIGETEQETAATSAISKGKDQRELRKRKGASMRKREQQKLQIPTATSTESDSDSEKESDSLDKSGEDGDENSSENIQKTLRPFTCSECGKGFTQLSHLQSHQRVHTGEKAFTCSVCGKRFTRSSTLQRHRRVHTGEKLFTCSVCGKGFTQSSALLVHQRVHTGEKPFTCSECGKRFTRSSTLQRHRRVHTGEKLFTCSVCGKGFTQSSALLVHQRVHTGEKPFTCSVCGKRFTNLSSLQRHQRDHTGEKPFTCSVCGKRFTNLSSLQRHQRVHTGEKPFTCSECGKRYADSSALKSHQRVHTGERPFTCSVCGKRFTHSSHLQSHQQVHTGERPFTCSVCGKGFTRLANLQRHQQVYTGEKPFTCSVCGKGFTHTSHLQNHLRVHTGERPFTCSVCGKRFTHLSQLQSHQRVHTGEKAFTCSECGKRFPHSSTLQRHQRVHIGEKPFTCSVCGKGFTQSSTLLVHQRVHTGQRPFTCSVCGKGFTQSSTLLVHQRVHTGEKPFTCSFCGKGFTQSSTLLVHQRVHTGERPFTCSVCGKGFTQSFTLRRHQRVHTRERPFTC; encoded by the exons ATGTCTCATAGACAGAGGACGAAGAAAAATACTACCGCGAAGACAGCTCAAGttcgaaaagaatcaaggcctactTCTACCGAAGAACCGCGGACTCAGGTACAACACACTATTGGCgaaacagaacaggaaactgcggcaacatcggccATTTCGAAAGGAAAAGATCAACGAGAACTGCGCAAGCGTAAAGGAGCGAGCATGCGCAAAAGAGAGCAacaaaaactacaaatcccaacagcGACTTCAACTGAAAGTGACAGCGACTCTGAGAAAGAATCAgactctctggataaatcaggTGAAGATGGAGATGAGAATTCCTCTGAAAATAtacaaaagactttgag gccattcacctgctcagaatgtggaaagggattcactcagttatcccacctacagagtcaccagcgagttcacactggggagaaagcattcacctgctcagtctgtgggaagagattcactcgctcatccaccctacagagacaccggcgagttcacactggggagaagctattcacctgctcagtctgtgggaaaggattcactcagtcatctgccctactggtacatcagcgagttcacactggggagaagccgttcacctgctcagaatgtgggaagagattcactcgctcatccaccctacagagacaccggcgagttcacactggggagaagctattcacctgctcagtctgtgggaaaggattcactcagtcatctgccctactggtacatcagcgagttcacactggggagaagccgttcacctgctcagtctgtgggaagagattcactaatttatccagcctacagagacatcagcgagatcacactggggagaagccgttcacctgctcagtctgtgggaaaagattcactaatttatccagcctacagagacatcagcgagttcacactggggagaagccattcacctgctcagaatgtgggaagagatacgCTGACTCTTCCGCCCtaaagagtcatcagcgagttcacactggggagaggccgttcacctgctcagtctgtgggaagcgattcactcattcatctcacctacagagtcatcagcaagttcacactggggagaggccgttcacttgctcagtctgtgggaagggattcactcggttagctaacctacagagacaccagcaagtttacactggggagaagccattcacctgctcagtctgtgggaagggattcactcatacatcccacctacagaatcacctgcgagttcacactggggagaggccgttcacctgctcagtctgtgggaagagattcactcatttatcccaactacagagtcaccagcgagttcacactggggagaaagcattcacctgctcagaatgtgggaagagattccctcactcatccaccctacagagacaccagcgagttcacattggggagaagccattcacctgctcagtctgtgggaaaggattcactcagtcatctaccctattggtacatcagcgagttcacactgggcagaggccgttcacctgctcagtctgtgggaaaggattcactcagtcatctaccctactggtacatcagcgagttcacactggggagaagccgttcacctgctcattctgtgggaagggattcactcagtcatctaccctactggtacatcagcgagttcatactggggagaggccgttcacctgctcagtctgtgggaagggattcactcagtcattcaccctacggagacaccagcgagttcacactagagagaggccgttcacctgctga